TGACGGCAAAAAATATAGCGAAATTGCGTTAGAGCTGAACATCAGCGTAAAGGCAGTTGAAAAACGCATCCATTTGGCTCTGTTAAGTTTACGTAAAGAAATTGATTTATAAAAAGTAGGGTAAATTTAGTTCTAATTGTTTTAATTAAATAATACGATAAAATGAAAAAAAATCGCTTATTAGCAAAATGGCTCAATGATGATTTATCTCCGGATGAATTGGCTGCATTTGAGGCAAGTCCCGATTTTGAAAAATATAAAAAAATAAAAGAATATACTGCCCACCTAGAAACAGATGATTGGGATGAAAATGTTATGTTAAATAATATTCTGAGTCAGAAAAAATCGGCACCTAAAGTAGTACCGCTTTACAGACAATGGATGTTTCGAGCAGCTGCAATATTTGTTCTGGTTCTCGGAATTACATTTGCTATGAAAGTTTTTGTGCCTCAAACAGAAACCGCAGAATTTGGACAGAAAACCACTTTTTCATTACCTGATAATTCTGAGGTAGTTTTAAATTCGGGTTCTGAAATAAACTATAAAAAATGGAACTGGAACAATAACAGACATCTTGAATTAAAAGGAGAAGCTTATTTCAGGGTAGCAAAAGGCAGAAAATTTGAAGTAGAGACTCGTCTTGGAAAAGTAACGGTTTTAGGAACACAGTTTAATGTTAAAACCAGAAAAAACAGATTTGATGTAGTGTGTTACGAAGGACGTGTAAAAGTAAATTATGCCAACACACAGATTCTCTTAACTCACGGGCAAAGTGTTCGTTTTGAAAACGGAAAACAAATTAAAACAACTGTAAATTCATTGAAACCCGAATGGATGGACAATCAAATATGTTTTTATAAGGAAAATATTCGAAGCCTTTTGGATGAAGTCGAAAGACAGTACAACATTAAAATTGAATTAAACACCAAAGATACTATCTCTTTATTTACAGGAAAACTGCCTGCGAAAGACTTAAATACGGCTTTGCAGATTATTAGTACCACCTATCACTTAGAAGCGAAAAAAGTATCCAACAATAAAATAATTTTTGACGAAAAATAAATGCTGCGCCCCAGACAATTTCATTTTTTGTTTTTTCTGTTATTTGTCCTGAATGTTTTTGCTCAGGATAAAGGGAAAATTATATCCTTTAAAAAAATAATAATTGATATTGAAAAACAGCACGGGGTTAGTTTTAATTACACCGAAGATAATATTGCCGATCTAGAATTAAATCCTCCTAAAAAGTCACTTTCTCTAGAACAGAAGCTGGAATATCTTTCCAAAAAAACTAATTTGTCTTTCGAAAATATCGGAAACAAATTCATTAATATTTATAAAAAAGATAAGGTCTCCAATCTCATCTGCGGCTATGTTTTATCTGTCTTAGATAAAAGACCAATTGAAAACGCCAATATCAGCTTCCCTGATAAAACTCATATTGAAACTGATTCAGAAGGATATTTTGAGTTTAGTAAACAAGAAAAAAATACCTTTATAACCAG
This portion of the Flavobacterium panacagri genome encodes:
- a CDS encoding FecR family protein, translated to MKKNRLLAKWLNDDLSPDELAAFEASPDFEKYKKIKEYTAHLETDDWDENVMLNNILSQKKSAPKVVPLYRQWMFRAAAIFVLVLGITFAMKVFVPQTETAEFGQKTTFSLPDNSEVVLNSGSEINYKKWNWNNNRHLELKGEAYFRVAKGRKFEVETRLGKVTVLGTQFNVKTRKNRFDVVCYEGRVKVNYANTQILLTHGQSVRFENGKQIKTTVNSLKPEWMDNQICFYKENIRSLLDEVERQYNIKIELNTKDTISLFTGKLPAKDLNTALQIISTTYHLEAKKVSNNKIIFDEK